A stretch of the Dioscorea cayenensis subsp. rotundata cultivar TDr96_F1 chromosome 4, TDr96_F1_v2_PseudoChromosome.rev07_lg8_w22 25.fasta, whole genome shotgun sequence genome encodes the following:
- the LOC120257967 gene encoding NAC domain-containing protein 2-like → MNGGDLQLPPGFRFHPTDEELVIHYLCRKCASLPISVPIITELDLYKFNPWDLPGMAMYGEKEWYFFSPRDRKYPNGSRPNRAAGLGYWKATGADKPIGSPKPVGIKKALVFYTGKAPKGDKTNWIMHEYRLANVDRTPRRKNSLRLDDWVLCRIYNKRGGGAGEKQAGPKQGREVVEQKPVIGPNTIGPHVRRPNPNPMSELMCLDPSESLPRLHADSSCSEHVISSNEFTCDREVQSQPRWREDWEKALEIPLNYMDATLNGFPHLEPVFKDPLQDIFMHLQKPF, encoded by the exons ATGAACGGTGGGGATTTACAGTTACCTCCCGGATTCCGGTTCCATCCAACGGACGAGGAGCTAGTGATTCACTACTTATGCCGTAAGTGTGCCTCGTTGCCGATCTCGGTGCCGATCATCACCGAACTCGATCTCTATAAATTCAACCCCTGGGATCTCCCTG ggATGGCGATGTATGGAGAGAAAGAGTGGTACTTCTTCTCGCCACGGGATCGTAAATACCCGAATGGGTCGAGACCGAACCGGGCGGCCGGGTTGGGTTATTGGAAGGCGACCGGGGCGGATAAACCGATCGGTTCACCTAAACCGGTTGGGATTAAAAAGGCTTTGGTTTTTTATACTGGCAAAGCTCCGAAAGGGGACAAAACCAATTGGATCATGCATGAGTACCGGCTCGCCAATGTGGATCGAACCCCTCGCCGGAAGAACAGCTTACGG TTGGACGACTGGGTGCTGTGTAGGATATATAACAAGAGAGGAGGAGGAGCTGGGGAGAAGCAGGCCGGGCCGAAACAGGGCCGAGAAGTTGTTGAACAGAAGCCCGTGATTGGACCGAACACGATCGGGCCGCACGTGCGGCgaccgaacccgaacccgatgTCGGAGTTGATGTGCTTGGATCCGTCGGAATCGCTTCCGAGATTGCACGCGGACTCGAGTTGCTCCGAGCACGTGATATCGTCTAACGAGTTCACGTGCGATCGAGAAGTCCAGAGTCAGCCGAGGTGGCGGGAAGACTGGGAGAAAGCCCTTGAGATACCACTTAATTACATGGATGCCACTCTTAACGGGTTCCCTCACTTGGAACCCGTTTTCAAGGATCCGCTCCAAGATATCTTCATGCACTTACAAAAGCCGTTTTAG